A genome region from Chryseobacterium sp. G0186 includes the following:
- a CDS encoding helix-turn-helix domain-containing protein, with protein sequence MESNESLESFYERNAPSQGFQCLETGGMGHFNVFSREFCSLLSPYSRRDYYKISLIIGKGKLHYADKWIRVDRPALLFSNPIVPYSWEADDEDQKGWFCLFTEQFLQNGSRLGNLQDSPLFKIGGTPVFFVEEEQQKILSDLYTKMMTEIQSDYIHKYDMLRAYLHLMIHETMKMHPAETFEPYQNASQKVATLFMELLERQFPIDSPEAYLKLKTPNDYAQSLSIHVNSLNRSVKEMTGKTTSQQITARIIQEANALLTHTDWNIAEIAYGLGFEEPAYFTNYFKKQTGLTPNALRTNLV encoded by the coding sequence ATGGAGTCAAATGAATCATTAGAAAGTTTTTACGAGAGAAATGCACCCAGCCAGGGATTTCAATGTCTTGAAACGGGTGGGATGGGCCATTTTAATGTATTTTCCCGGGAGTTTTGTTCGTTGCTGTCTCCTTACAGCAGAAGAGATTACTATAAGATTTCATTAATCATCGGAAAAGGAAAGCTTCATTATGCGGATAAGTGGATTCGTGTAGATCGTCCGGCATTGCTGTTTTCAAACCCTATTGTTCCTTACTCCTGGGAGGCTGATGATGAGGATCAAAAAGGCTGGTTTTGTCTTTTTACAGAGCAGTTTTTACAAAATGGAAGTCGTTTGGGGAACCTTCAGGATTCTCCTCTTTTTAAAATTGGCGGAACTCCCGTTTTCTTTGTGGAAGAAGAACAGCAGAAAATACTTTCTGATCTGTATACCAAAATGATGACTGAAATTCAGTCAGATTATATTCACAAATATGATATGTTGAGAGCGTATCTTCATCTGATGATTCATGAAACGATGAAAATGCATCCCGCAGAAACATTTGAACCTTACCAAAATGCATCGCAAAAGGTTGCTACTTTATTCATGGAGCTATTGGAAAGGCAGTTTCCTATTGATAGCCCAGAGGCTTATTTGAAATTAAAAACCCCCAACGACTATGCGCAGAGTCTTTCTATTCATGTCAATTCCTTAAACCGTTCAGTAAAGGAGATGACAGGGAAGACTACAAGCCAGCAGATTACAGCACGAATTATTCAGGAAGCCAATGCTCTACTGACCCATACAGACTGGAATATTGCTGAAATAGCCTATGGATTGGGCTTTGAAGAACCTGCTTACTTTACCAATTACTTTAAAAAACAGACCGGATTAACTCCAAATGCCTTAAGAACGAATCTTGTTTGA